The following are encoded in a window of Impatiens glandulifera chromosome 5, dImpGla2.1, whole genome shotgun sequence genomic DNA:
- the LOC124937684 gene encoding TBCC domain-containing protein 1-like — translation MAEDDADPSTILYIHPRREAFAHGLLPIPKLIFNDGIQTLGPLKDKLLERSSQSPNRRLDSLAISDVLQISPDHARLVLDTIACVLFSDSDPLVTASPDEVESVGVNVYDLVLFLYIQSYKRLLSRTHKDSASVADVWPSTSAFDGYLSALSPLQLVRSNSRRFMPSQADEEAHQLSYLQKHMANILSLLADSEVGEVKGEGECSLEVVSVENFEHLDYLVYFGERGSEKTPLSQSSPFFANSDPDMPAAPIPATQVHEWLLQKLASSLEHVSEIITSSKENGTAVVDQDVPMADAPPTSSTKSSINAKASNFIEGISKSSYLKQASDLKESSVKVVNCHESVIYILAPLKYATIYGCSDATVVLGAVGKTVRVEHCERVHVVLAAKRICVANCRECVFFIGVNQRPLMVGDNHKLQVAPYNTYYSQLEEHMKQVGIDATVNKWDEPVSLGVVDPHDSMSHPAGASDVQAESATNVDPDQFTNFLIPNWSDGETPGSTKDNPFKLPDPYKQSQQRNTDNLGELKQILRETQLDDSRKRELSSALHIYFKDWLYATGNIRQLYCLQGD, via the exons ATGGCGGAGGACGATGCAGACCCTAGTACAATCCTCTACATTCATCCTCGGAGGGAAGCCTTTGCCCACGGTCTTCTTCCAATTCCCAAGCTCATCTTCAACGACGGCATACAAACCCTAGGTCCTCTTAAGGACAAGCTTCTCGAGAGATCTTCTCAATCCCCTAATCGCCGCCTTGACTCTCTTGCCATATCCGACGTCCTCCAGATTTCACCCGACCATGCCCGCTTGGTTCTCGATACCATCGCTTGCGTTCTTTTCTCCGATTCCGATCCCCTTGTCACCGCCAGCCCCGATGAGGTTGAGTCCGTCGGTGTTAATGTCTATGACCTGGTTTTATTTCTCTACATTCAGTCTTATAAACGCCTTCTTTCTCGGACGCATAAGGATTCTGCCTCTGTCGCCGATGTCTGGCCTTCTACTTCAGCTTTCGATGGTTACCTATCGGCTCTATCGCCATTGCAG CTTGTGCGTAGCAACAGTCGTCGCTTTATGCCATCACAAGCTGATGAAGAGGCTCATCAGTTATCTTACCTGCAGAAGCACATGGCGAATATCCTTTCTCTTTTAGCTGATTCTGAAGTTGGGGAAGTGAAAGGGGAAGGAGAATGCTCTCTG GAAGTTGTGAGTGTGGAAAACTTTGAACACCTCGATTATCTGGTATACTTTGGTGAAAGAGGATCCGAAAAAACTCCCTTAAGCCAATCCTCCCCATTCTTTGCTAATTCAGACCCGGACATGCCTGCTGCTCCTATTCCTGCAACCCAAGTTCATGAATGGCTTTTACAGAAACTAGCATCTTCTTTAGAACACGTTTCTGAAATAATAACCTCCTCAAAAGAAAATGGAACTGCGGTTGTTGATCAGGATGTTCCTATGGCTGACGCCCCGCCGACAAGTTCTACCAAGTCCTCCATCAATGCTAAGGCTTCCAATTTTATTGAAGGGATCTCAAAATCATCTTATCTTAAACAGGCCAGCGATCTCAAAGAATCTTCTGTCAAG GTGGTGAACTGCCACGAGTCTGTCATTTACATATTAGCTCCACTGAAATATGCTACCATTTATGGATGTTCTGATGCAACTGTAGTTCTTGGAGCTGTTGGCAAG ACAGTAAGAGTTGAACACTGTGAGCGAGTTCATGTTGTTCTAGCTGCCAAAAGAATTTGTGTTGCAAATTGTCGTGAATGTGTTTTCTTCATAGGAGTGAATCAGCGACCTCTAATGGTTGGTGATAACCATAAGTTGCAG GTGGCACCATACAACACATATTACTCGCAGTTGGAGGAGCACATGAAACAAGTGGGCATCGATGCAACTGTCAACAAATGGGATGAGCCAGTTTCTTTGGGAGTTGTTGATCCACACGATTCAATGTCTCATCCTGCAGGCGCGTCTGATGTTCAAGCCGAGTCTGCAACCAATGTAGATCCTGATCAGTTTACCAATTTTTTG ATTCCAAACTGGTCTGATGGTGAAACTCCTGGATCTACAAAAGACAACCCATTCAAGCTGCCTGACCCTTATAAGCAATCTCAGCAAAGAAAT ACGGACAACCTGGGCGAACTTAAACAAATTTTGCGAGAGACCCAACTCGATGACAGTCGGAAACGAGAGTTATCAAGTGCACTCCACATATATTTCAAGGATTGGTTATATG CCACTGGAAATATCAGGCAGCTGTACTGCCTTCAAGGCGACTGA
- the LOC124937686 gene encoding rhodanese-like domain-containing protein 9, chloroplastic has translation MAGLAACSSSALSSRSYLQTSSLVLEARRKPIHQRRRSIRIRSEVNFVNSEEAKELVANEGFTVLDVRDKSQYDRAHIKSCYHVPLFIANQDNDIGTIIKRTVHNNFSGLFFGLPFTKLNPEFVQSVNSQFSTESKLLLVCQEGLRSTAAADKLDKIGYQNLACITSGLQSVKPGTFDSVGSTELQNAGKAGLVTIQGKISAVLGTVLICAYLFITFFPDQAEKLLQMNPLS, from the exons ATGGCAGGTCTAGCTGCTTGTAGTTCTTCAGCACTTTCTTCTCGGAG CTATCTGCAGACATCTTCGTTGGTCTTGGAGGCTCGTCGTAAACCCATTCATCAAAGACGTAGGAGCATTAGAATCAGATCGGAAGTGAATTTTGTTAATTCAGAAGAAGCTAAGGAACTTGTGGCCAATGAAGGATTTACAGTTCTAGATGTGAGAGACAAGTCTCAATATGATCGAGCACATATTAAATCGTGCTACCATGTTCCCTTGTTCATTGCAAACCAGGACAATGATATTG GAACCATTATAAAGAGGACTGTGCACAATAACTTTTCTGGCTTGTTCTTCGGTTTGCCATTCACTAAGCTCAATCCTGAATTTGTGCAATCTGTAAATAGCCAGTTTTCAACCGAAAGTAAACTCTTGCTTGTCTGCCAAGAAGGGTTAAG GTCTACTGCAGCTGCTGATAAGCTGGATAAAATTGGTTACCAAAATTTGGCCTGCATAACATCAGGGCTTCAGTCTGTAAAACCAG GAACATTTGATTCTGTCGGATCAACTGAGCTGCAAAATGCAGGCAAAGCCGGTTTAGTTACTATTCAGGGAAAGATCTCAGCTGTGCTTGGCACAGTACTTATTT GTGCATATCTATTTATCACATTCTTCCCAGATCAAGCAGAGAAGTTGCTCCAGATGAACCCCTTAAGTTAG